A window of Limisphaera ngatamarikiensis genomic DNA:
TCACACGCCACCTCGGCCTGGGTTACCGCTTCGAACACATGTCCAACGCCAGCCTCAGCTCCCACAATCCGGGCCTTAACAGCCACACCTTCACCATCTACTACCGATTCTGAACCGGGCTCACGCCCCCGGCCCGAGAGCCGTCAACCTGCAGGCACACCGGCTCGACCACGTGAAGCAACCTGCCGCGGACCGGTTGCGGTCCGCAGCCGCCTCACCCCCCGGAAGGCCCCACCCTCACGGCTCCCGCGGCGCCGTGATCAAAGGGAAATCGTCCGTGCGAAACGGCGATGCGGGCAAACCCTCCCGATTCCACAAGTTCACCACCGGACAATCCGCCCAGCCATACCGAACCGCCACCGGCCGCGGCACCTGCGGACTCCAAACCTCAACCTCCCGCCCCACAATCCGCGCCTCCGCCCACACCCACCTCCGATCCTCCCCGCAAATGGCAAACCCCTTCAATGGCCCGCCACGCGCCTCCAAACCGCTCCCCACATGATCAAACGATATAATCGCCTTCGAACCCTCAAACCGCACACTGCGATAGACCGGCCCCGACCAGGTGATCTTCTCCCCGTACGCAATCGCACGTGCAGCCAGGGCCAACCTCTCACCCACCGGCTTCTTCCACACCGGATGAATGTCGTTCGGATCCCCAACATCCGTGGTCACCACCACCCCCACCTTCGGCAACTGCCGCATGGCCAACATCTGCGCCTCCCGCAGCTCCGCCCACGCACTCTCACCGGGCTCATCCTTGATGGCCATAAACGGCGCCAACTGCACCGCCAGAAAGGGAAAATCACCCTGACCCCAGTCGTGCCGCCAGTTCCGGATCAGATCTTGAAACAAAGTGCGATATTGTTCCGCCCGGCCCGCGTTGGATTCCCCCTGATACCAGATCACCCCCTTGATCGCATACGGAATCAACGGCGCAATCATCCCATGATACAACTCCGACGGACGCCAGGGCGGCCAGGGCGCGTTCCGCTTGAACTCACGCCCCTCGCGCTGCGCCTCCTCCCGCGCCCGCCGCCACTCCTCCAGGCTCTCCTGATACCGCCGCCATTGCTCCGGAAACGGATCCAAAATCTCCCGTACATAGCGCGGCCGCATCTCCAGCGCTTCCCGGCTCATCCACGCCTCCGCCGGAGACCCACCCCAGTCCGATCGAATCAAACCAATCGGCACACCCCGTGCCTGGTGCAACGCCCGGCCGAAATAGTACGCCACTGCCGAAAACGTCCGGGCCCGCTCCGGTGAACAAACCTCCCATCGCGCATTCAGCCGTATCGTGGGCGCCTCCGCCTTCACATTGGGCACGTCCAAAAACCGGATCATCGCATTCGTGGCCGACGCAATGTCCGCCTCCGGCTGATGGCTCCGCTCGAGCGGCCATTCCATGTTCGACTGCCCGCTGCAAACCCACACCTCCCCCACCAACACGTTCGTGAACGTCACCACTCGCGTGGCCGACCGCACCTCCATCGTCCACGGTCCGCCCGCCTTCATCGGCCGCAACCGCACCTCCCACCGGCCGTTGTGCACCTCGGTGGTGGCCCGACGCGAACCCACCTGCACCGTGATTCTCTCCCCATCATCGCCCCAACCCCAAACCGGAACCGGTTGACCCTGTTGCAACACCATGTTGTCGCTGAACACGGGCGCAACCTGGAAATCCGCCCGCAATACCACGGCAGGCCACAACCCCGCACAGCCCACCAAACTCCACAGAAGACTCCGTCGCGCAGTCATGACCGCTAATCCATCCCGCCCCACCTCAAGTGTCAACCGAAAACCCGCATCCTCCCAAGCCGTTCCAACGGCGATCCCAAAAAACCGCCGTCGGCGCTGCGTGCCAAAACGGCTTCGCAAAACGGTTACCGCACGGCATCTCGTCTCCACCCATGGCAGCCGACCGCACACGGACGCCAAATCGACAGCAATCCAGCCCCGGCCGGGGCACACTCGATCCATCGCAGAACCCGCCAAACCCCGCCTCCCGGGGCATCCGTTCCAAGCGAGCCCTCAACCAGCCATGGTTCATTCCCACGTCCGTCCGCACGGTGTCGAGCGCACTGGTAACCCGCACTTCACCACCCCGGCATGGTCGACTGTCCTCACGTTGTTGCTGTTCGCCAGTGTTCTGGCCCTCCAGCCCCCTCGTGTAACCCTCCCGGGGGCTCGACCGCTCCTGCGCACCGCCAGAACCCGCTTCCCCCCGGCCTGTCGAGCTTCCCAGGCGCCGTCCAACGTGGCAGCGCCCTGGGAGAGGCACTGTCCTCCGTGCCCGCCCATGCTGCAGCTCAGGCCGCCACGGAGAGTCGCCGTCCCCGGCGACTGAAAATATTGGGCCGGCAAACGCCCACCGGGAGGGGCGCAGTCCTCTGCGCCCGATATTCATGCGGACAGCGGGGACGCCGTCCCTCCCATGCGACCTTGTGGGAGGGGCACAGTCCTCTGTGCCCGCATCTTTTTACGGACCGTGGGGACACGGTCCGCACCTTATCTGCGCCGCCGCACCCACGGCAGGACCGTCACCGTCCTTGCCCACCCCATGGCGTTCTGACCGCTCTTCGGCTGAAAACCAACCGCGCCCCCGGTGCTTCCCTGCACGCCCCACGGCTCCATGCATCGCAAGCCCCCTGCACGTACTCCCTGTGCCCCCGCGTCCCTCGGGTTCAGCAGAGAACCGAGCCCGCTGAACACACGGCGCCCGCACCAGTTCTTGGGCCCTTCCTACCGTTGAGGTCCAGGATCGTGATGCACTCCAGTCACGCGTGAGGCTGGCCGCCCAAACTTCACTCCTACATCATTCGGTGCGAATGCCCACGCTAGTTTCCCCATAGCCGGTGCCTATGGCCCGTCTGTTCACACCCTGCTCAAGAATCTCCCAACAACTCGTTAGCTCTCGGTAACCCTTGCCGCATACAGCCGTCCATCTCTAAAGCGAAGCTCCAATAACCATGTCTCAACGTTAATAAGCGTACCAGGAAAGAAGATGCTTCGGGAGGGATAATCCCTTCGCCATCCCAGCTCATACCACACCAGTGTATCCTCCCCTAAAAGCTGGACCAAATGCGGAGGCCCCAGCAGACTCTCGACCTCTTCACGGCTCAACCCAAGGGGCAACCATCTCTCGAGCAGGTCGTCAACCATTTCATATCGCTGCCCGAAATACGACGGCGCACGCCACTTTTCGGGATCACACTTCAGCCTGCCTTTGGGTCGATAGAATTCCTCCAGCTTTACAATGCCTACAATCTCTGGCGTGAAAAGCCAATTCATACAGTACAGAACCGCAAGCGCCCCAATTCCGATCCATAACCACCGACGTTTCATTGCACCAGCGTCCATCATTCATCAGGGCTCGGAACAATCTGACCGTTTCGTATCTCGTAGAGCAGGCCCTTCCGTAGCGCATCCAGACAAGCGTCAGTGCAGCTTTTGCCACACTCAAGTCCATATCCGATGCCAATCCCAACCTCGTTATTCAGTCCGTCCATTTGGGAGCCAGGAGATCTGCTCGTTTCCCTGGCCTGGAGCCGTTCCAAAGCGCCGTCAGGTCCGAGGCAGGGGTACCAATTTCTGGCCAGATTGCACGCTGCAATGCAGTGCCTTAGCGCGTCAGCATCGCCTCCCTCAGCAGCGTTTGGTCCGCGGTGAGTGGTGTCGTCCGGGGCTACCCGATCGGCTTCCTGTTCGCCGTCGAACAGTGCTAACAGCACCCGAAGCCAACACCCGAGAACATCCGTGCAGTAACCGATGCCAACACCGATGGCAACGGCAGCGCCGCCCACGATGCTACACACGATCACTAGAACAATCCCACGCCCGTCAGCGTCGTTAAGATTCATCACGCTATTCCTAAGCGCGCAATACAAGTTGTGCTCCTCGCTAAGCTTCAGCCGGAAGTGCCCCTTGTGCGTAAGGATACGGTGTCCCGGTTCATTGATTGGATCCCTGCTCCACCACCTTCCCAGGGCGGGACTGTAGGCCCGGTATTCGTACAGCACCAGGCCCGTCCCGTCCTCCGTCCGCTTCGTGCTGAACCGGATGAAATTGTTTACCGCCATTGGACTGATAACGCAGACGGCCTTCCTTCAGCCGCCGTCCATGAGCCGAAGCTGCTGCCTGTGTCCCCCGAGAGATCATAACCATGTGGTAGTCAGGTCTCCACTGATCCATGCAGAGTGCGGTCCTCCCGTTTGCCGAGCGACACCCTGAGACGCTATGCCACGAATGGGGTAGAACGGAAACTTGGTATTAATGCCGTACGCCCACGATATTCACTACGACCCCGTAGACCACGGTCAGCCATAACGGAAGTGCATAAAAGCACATCCTGAGGAGAGAACTGCTTGAGAGCCTGAGCTTTGTGAAAAAAGCATAACACAACACGTCGGCCGCAACAAACATCAGCGCCAGATTTCGAGCAACCCACCCGATTTCGGTCGCCATTAGGAACAATGCAAGGGCTAGAGCCTGCACTGCAATCCCGATGGCTAGCACTTCACGTCGAGCTGCCCGCGTTACTCGCATAGGATTTACTCTCCGCCCAGTAGCGCATTCTCACAGGCCTCCATGGCCGACTTGGCACAGTCTTCCCCACCAATTACCGGACAATAGTGATCCCCAACCTCGTGGATCAGAATCGATGCAATTTCTACTTCTGACAAACCACCAACATTATCCTCACAAACACCAATCCTGCGCGTCGCCGCATATGCCCACGCAGTCCCACCCAAAAGGCATACCAGTTTACATTTCCCATACCAACGCACTGCGTAGTCTTCACCCCTTGCCCGACGGTCAATGAACCACTGCTTGCATTTACCCTTCTTCATGGCGCCGTTAGCATGCGCAAGTGCGTTTCACACAACATCCTTGCAGTCGCCCCGCATCACAAGGTGAGGCGGATTAGGATGGTGCTCCACTGCTAAACCCGGTCCTGGAACCGGAGGAGATCCGGGAGAAGGCCAGGGCCATCCCGGCGGCGTGATCTGCATTCCCAAATAACCGCTGGCTCTAATGAGTTTATTCGCGCAGAAAGCAATCAGGTTCGCTGCACCATGCTCCTCAATCGCATCCCAGCTCAACCACCTTCCCAGGGCGGGACTGTAGGCGCGGTATTCGTACAGCACCAGGCCCGTCGCGTCCCCCGTCCGCTTCGTGCTGAACCGGAACGGATTCGAACCCGCCGCAGCGCCCGTCAGCCGCAAAGGCTCCCCAAACGGGCCATACTCGTACCGCGCAGTCTCGGTACCGGTGCCACCGGACACCGGGTTCCAGACGTTCCCGTTACCGTCGTAATCCAGAAAACCCGTCGATACTCATCGCCTATGCATCGCCATTAAAAGAGCCCCCCACACAAGCACTACCACGCCCCGTCTCTTTCAAGCCCAAGCCGCATGTCACCGTCACACGTCGACTGCTTCGCCCCACAAGCACAGCCACACGTCGTCGACAGTTCCTGTCGCTAAGGTTCGTTAAGTTGCGCAAACACAAACCTTCTCGTCCCGCCCACCAACCGCGTCCCCACCCTCGCAGCAAAGCCGCTGAGATTCTTCATGTTTCTTGGCAGCTGGCACAATTCCTGCTGTTGCTTCGATGGCTAATCGTCAACTGTATCCGTCCCATCCCTTCAGCAATCGCTCACCGCCGCTCGCGTCCATCTCGGTGTCGGGAGCGGACTCTCCGCCCGTGCCCTAACCAATGCCCACACCGCCGTGCCGAGGCTGCGTGGACCCTAGGGCTTCACATTATTAGCTCAATATGCCCACTCCGAACGCCAGCGCAAGTCCAGAACTACATGCTATTGCCGACCGCGCCGGTGCTAAAGCCACGGGGCCATGCCCCACCTGCGCGCTCCCACCGGACAGAGCGTAAAACACTATCATCGCCCTATCCCAAGCGCCAACGGGCTTTTCGTCCTCTTCAGCGTTCGACCCACCACGATCCAGGATGTGTGTCTTTCTTCCCAGCCGACCTGCCCGGACCTGGCTGTCTGCGGTCGGTACGAGACGCAACGGTAAAGCCGTCACCTTACTGTTTATCCTGATTAGCTGATAGGCCTCATGGTACATCAACGTATCCAGCGGTGCCTTCGCCGTCCTTCGTCAAGTATACTACAGAATATCTTCCCGGCTTTAGAGAATCTAGTGGATAGAACACGGGCCATTGATTGTTGACGGTCACTCTAGAGAAGGGACTCCAGCGCACGATGCAGCGACTCACGACAATCCTTTGAGCGTCGTCATCGACTTCTACATTGATGGATTGAACCT
This region includes:
- a CDS encoding RHS repeat-associated core domain-containing protein, which translates into the protein MAVNNFIRFSTKRTEDGTGLVLYEYRAYSPALGRWWSRDPINEPGHRILTHKGHFRLKLSEEHNLYCALRNSVMNLNDADGRGIVLVIVCSIVGGAAVAIGVGIGYCTDVLGCWLRVLLALFDGEQEADRVAPDDTTHRGPNAAEGGDADALRHCIAACNLARNWYPCLGPDGALERLQARETSRSPGSQMDGLNNEVGIGIGYGLECGKSCTDACLDALRKGLLYEIRNGQIVPSPDE
- a CDS encoding sialate O-acetylesterase — translated: MTARRSLLWSLVGCAGLWPAVVLRADFQVAPVFSDNMVLQQGQPVPVWGWGDDGERITVQVGSRRATTEVHNGRWEVRLRPMKAGGPWTMEVRSATRVVTFTNVLVGEVWVCSGQSNMEWPLERSHQPEADIASATNAMIRFLDVPNVKAEAPTIRLNARWEVCSPERARTFSAVAYYFGRALHQARGVPIGLIRSDWGGSPAEAWMSREALEMRPRYVREILDPFPEQWRRYQESLEEWRRAREEAQREGREFKRNAPWPPWRPSELYHGMIAPLIPYAIKGVIWYQGESNAGRAEQYRTLFQDLIRNWRHDWGQGDFPFLAVQLAPFMAIKDEPGESAWAELREAQMLAMRQLPKVGVVVTTDVGDPNDIHPVWKKPVGERLALAARAIAYGEKITWSGPVYRSVRFEGSKAIISFDHVGSGLEARGGPLKGFAICGEDRRWVWAEARIVGREVEVWSPQVPRPVAVRYGWADCPVVNLWNREGLPASPFRTDDFPLITAPREP
- a CDS encoding RHS repeat-associated core domain-containing protein — encoded protein: MSGGTGTETARYEYGPFGEPLRLTGAAAGSNPFRFSTKRTGDATGLVLYEYRAYSPALGRWLSWDAIEEHGAANLIAFCANKLIRASGYLGMQITPPGWPWPSPGSPPVPGPGLAVEHHPNPPHLVMRGDCKDVV